TTTCATCAATCCGATTGCCGCTTCCTTGCCTATGCCACGTCGGCGGAAGGACTCACCGATTTCATAGCCGAGTTCTACTCCATCCGCCGCTACATTTCGAAGTTCCTCGGGACCCGGCTCGGAATGGAAACCGATTCGTCCGCACATCGTCTGCGACTGCTTTAAAACAATGGCACGCGACAACCAGGGCTGCGCCTCCGGGCGAGCATGTAGCTGTCTCAGTCGCGTTCGTAAAGTGCGAACGTTGATCACGAAATCTTCCGGTATCGTGTAGCCGCCAATCTTCTCCGCCAACACACGATTCCGGGCGAGTAGCGCTTCCAGCAGTCCCGGGCTCATCGATACCAGTTCCAGACGACTCGTGGTAATACGTTCTATACCTCACCTCGTTCTGATTGTGAGGCAACGTCCT
This region of Gemmatimonadota bacterium genomic DNA includes:
- a CDS encoding GNAT family N-acetyltransferase; this translates as MSPGLLEALLARNRVLAEKIGGYTIPEDFVINVRTLRTRLRQLHARPEAQPWLSRAIVLKQSQTMCGRIGFHSEPGPEELRNVAADGVELGYEIGESFRRRGIGKEAAIGLMKWAYEEHDQRCFVLSISPDNVPSLRMARSMGFRETGCHIDEEDGLELYFERRLACWPVEWTTASGRRSAGSLNAETGFKK